Below is a genomic region from Seriola aureovittata isolate HTS-2021-v1 ecotype China chromosome 23, ASM2101889v1, whole genome shotgun sequence.
CGTTACGGGGACTCGCTTTTAGTCCCCACAATGTCAGTAagacaagaacacacacactctgctgctcttcctccttcagcatcctcttcctcactctACTGAGCATACTCCGCTGGCTCGCCGTGGCCCGGCCCCTCCGTCACCGCTCTCTGGCCACGCCCACTCGAAGCTTATTGGTCTGTCTGGGAGTTTGGCTGTTTGTGGGCGTGTCCTCTGCTCCCTTCCTGTCCAATGGCGTGACAAACAGGTGAGACACTAAAATCAAGTGaaacagacatgaaataaaaatttcgacatcattttattgtttgtgtgagttGTCTGTTaccgtctctctctcagggcGGGGTTTCCTCGTTGCTTCGAGCCGTCTAGCCCCTCCTCTTGGGGGCGTATCCTGATCTTAAACTACGTGGGCGTGGCTCTGGGCTTCCTCCTCCCTTTCGTCACAATCATCATTTGCTACAGCAGGATCGTCCAGCGGCTGACGGCCCCCTCTGGCCTCCGCAGCAGCGGCCCGTCCAACAACATTCGACTTTGCAACAGGCGGCGCTCGGTGCgcctggttgccatggtgacagcGACCTTCCTGCTCTGCTTCCTGCCTTACCACCTGATCCGATCGCTGCACCTGCACGCCGTTTGCGGCCGCTGGAGCTGCGGCGTGGTGGTGGCACTGCAGCGGGCGGTGGTGGTGACGCTGTGTCTGGCGGCGTCGAACAGTGTGGTCAACCCGCTGCTGTACTACTACTCCACCAGGACGTTCAGAGACAAGATGAGGGACGCTCATTCCTCTCTGTTGTCCAACAGACCGGGCTCCTTCAGGTCCGGACTGGccatgatgaggaggaggaacaccACCTGAAGCTCACCCGCTCGCTCCTCCTACAACCGTACGCTCCGCCGCCGTGGAGCATAAAGGGTCATCAGAATCTTTTGCCTCCatcaccataaacacacactgcaagttTTAGCCTCAGAAACTCACTTTAGAACGTGGATTAATCCgcggctgaaaatagtcccccaCTAAAGCACtgctgttcacttcctgttgtttgtttgataaaaaccaCAGTGAGCAGGAGTTTTCAGGAATTACTgagactttttcatttttctgtcgtGGGatttgtgagtatttgctgttggaaaaacattttttattacgTGTAAACTTTAATGTTTTCCAGTGAAGAatctttgtttacatgtttgtgtgtttggtaaGTTTCAGTCACGTAGAGCGGAAATATCTTCGTATGAAGATCCCACAGGATGCGTCCTCCGTTCGCTCTCACtgcatctttttatttgtttttactcattttattttaaatactgtCTTCTTCTCAACTTCTCGTAATTCTGATG
It encodes:
- the LOC130164306 gene encoding cysteinyl leukotriene receptor 2-like isoform X2, which produces MGNNTSATTEMLVACFHDDDTFKYRAYTFTYLLVFPVAFLCNVGALAVFFLQSNRRNSPSYVVMMNLAISDGSFSLTLPLRLAYYFRGGVWDFPDWLCRLCVFGFYVNLYTSILFLTLLSILRWLAVARPLRHRSLATPTRSLLVCLGVWLFVGVSSAPFLSNGVTNRAGFPRCFEPSSPSSWGRILILNYVGVALGFLLPFVTIIICYSRIVQRLTAPSGLRSSGPSNNIRLCNRRRSVRLVAMVTATFLLCFLPYHLIRSLHLHAVCGRWSCGVVVALQRAVVVTLCLAASNSVVNPLLYYYSTRTFRDKMRDAHSSLLSNRPGSFRSGLAMMRRRNTT
- the LOC130164306 gene encoding cysteinyl leukotriene receptor 2-like isoform X1, which codes for MNEDLLTTPTVMGNNTSATTEMLVACFHDDDTFKYRAYTFTYLLVFPVAFLCNVGALAVFFLQSNRRNSPSYVVMMNLAISDGSFSLTLPLRLAYYFRGGVWDFPDWLCRLCVFGFYVNLYTSILFLTLLSILRWLAVARPLRHRSLATPTRSLLVCLGVWLFVGVSSAPFLSNGVTNRAGFPRCFEPSSPSSWGRILILNYVGVALGFLLPFVTIIICYSRIVQRLTAPSGLRSSGPSNNIRLCNRRRSVRLVAMVTATFLLCFLPYHLIRSLHLHAVCGRWSCGVVVALQRAVVVTLCLAASNSVVNPLLYYYSTRTFRDKMRDAHSSLLSNRPGSFRSGLAMMRRRNTT